Proteins encoded within one genomic window of Ferrimicrobium sp.:
- a CDS encoding phosphatase PAP2 family protein → MPEIVKLNRRLYLDVNHFAVRTPWAHGFMAGYSHLAGIGLLALLLLIAWWRARSQSYPQRQVARVLWAAGGTALAEGISHYVLKPLFAERRPYLTLAHVEVLLTRTHGYSFPSGHGTIAGAVIVGLWLSRQRLLTILAAIMGVFLAFGRVYVGMHYPGDVVAGLIFGGLFVLILSPWALWLLEKFTTWLSNWNALGKWLVQSHRSMGAHQRS, encoded by the coding sequence ATGCCCGAAATCGTCAAGCTCAACCGAAGGCTCTATCTCGACGTTAACCACTTCGCTGTCAGGACCCCTTGGGCTCATGGCTTCATGGCAGGCTACTCACATTTAGCCGGTATCGGACTCTTGGCACTCTTGTTGCTCATCGCATGGTGGCGTGCCCGGTCGCAGTCATACCCACAACGACAGGTTGCGAGGGTTCTGTGGGCCGCCGGGGGTACTGCCCTTGCAGAGGGCATCTCCCACTACGTCCTTAAGCCACTTTTTGCAGAGCGTCGCCCCTACCTGACCCTCGCTCACGTCGAGGTCTTGCTCACACGCACGCATGGATACAGCTTCCCGAGCGGGCACGGGACGATCGCCGGCGCGGTAATCGTCGGACTCTGGCTCAGTCGGCAGCGGCTCCTGACAATCCTAGCAGCCATCATGGGCGTCTTTCTGGCCTTCGGCCGAGTCTACGTCGGTATGCACTACCCAGGAGATGTCGTCGCTGGCCTCATTTTTGGAGGGCTCTTTGTGCTCATCTTGAGCCCTTGGGCACTATGGCTCCTTGAGAAGTTCACCACATGGCTCAGCAATTGGAATGCCTTGGGCAAGTGGCTGGTACAAAGCCATCGAAGCATGGGCGCCCATCAGCGCAGCTGA
- a CDS encoding sigma-70 family RNA polymerase sigma factor produces MNEPEALDNSFESLVAREIHGLYRYAYSLVGSSAEAEDLVGETIVRALERQTQFRGGDGLRSWLHRMLRNIAIDRTRHHSPEHLAEDVEVLWSDESYHVDAQALIERMEVRSELQEALFHLPVIYREVVVLHDAEGWSTPEVAALLGEKLPTIKQRLRRGRMMLVTSLAKGDARKMANKGVVLSCAQARAQVCDYVDHELPPRQAQLLEQHLAHCATCPSLYRSLVGVTEKLGNLHDPDSVIPKDIAERIRHSIRQQQPQTRSSHQE; encoded by the coding sequence GTGAATGAACCTGAGGCTCTCGATAATTCTTTCGAGAGCCTCGTCGCCCGTGAGATTCATGGACTCTACCGATATGCATACTCCCTTGTCGGATCCTCGGCTGAGGCTGAAGATCTTGTAGGAGAGACCATCGTGCGAGCCTTGGAGCGTCAAACGCAATTTCGTGGTGGTGATGGGTTGCGCAGTTGGCTCCACCGAATGTTACGCAACATCGCTATCGATCGCACGCGACACCATTCTCCCGAACACCTTGCCGAAGACGTCGAAGTCCTATGGAGCGATGAGTCTTACCATGTCGACGCACAAGCCCTGATCGAGCGCATGGAAGTCCGTAGCGAGCTTCAGGAAGCGCTGTTCCATCTACCCGTGATCTACCGGGAGGTCGTGGTGCTCCACGATGCAGAGGGTTGGTCAACTCCAGAGGTAGCTGCATTGCTAGGGGAAAAGCTACCGACGATTAAGCAGCGCCTCAGACGTGGGCGCATGATGCTGGTAACGAGTCTTGCCAAAGGAGATGCGCGTAAGATGGCCAACAAAGGCGTGGTGTTGAGCTGTGCACAAGCGAGAGCTCAGGTCTGTGACTATGTCGATCACGAACTCCCCCCCAGACAGGCGCAGCTCCTAGAGCAGCACCTTGCACACTGCGCGACCTGTCCGAGCCTCTATCGTTCCCTCGTGGGCGTGACCGAAAAACTCGGTAATCTTCATGATCCCGACAGCGTCATACCCAAAGATATTGCCGAAAGAATCAGACACAGTATCCGCCAGCAGCAGCCCCAAACCCGATCATCTCACCAGGAATAG
- a CDS encoding DUF2892 domain-containing protein, protein MKKNVGTTDRIVRSVVAIAAIILAFVVGATTAWGIVLFVVAAIMVITAASQYCPIYTLTKVNTLASTKHVTTKR, encoded by the coding sequence ATGAAGAAGAATGTTGGCACAACAGATCGTATCGTCCGTTCAGTGGTCGCAATAGCTGCGATTATTCTCGCATTCGTCGTCGGCGCGACCACCGCATGGGGGATCGTTCTCTTCGTAGTCGCTGCCATCATGGTCATCACCGCAGCATCACAATATTGCCCGATCTATACCTTGACAAAGGTGAACACGCTGGCATCGACAAAGCACGTTACCACGAAGCGATAG